A stretch of Triticum aestivum cultivar Chinese Spring chromosome 1D, IWGSC CS RefSeq v2.1, whole genome shotgun sequence DNA encodes these proteins:
- the LOC123183094 gene encoding uncharacterized protein → MQPIKSDIPTEPLPLSCCGSACWYRAESTPVESYDGQICVVGAQREDSPQASSQSVGKMDPRAPVWARRKSGEKNVFVSVPTAICSGNSEQKLNCGSSPKVAD, encoded by the exons ATGCAGCCGATCAAAAG TGACATCCCTACGGAGCCCCTTCCATTATCCTGTTGCGGCTCCGCCTGCTGGTATCGAGCAGAATCAACCCCCGTTGAAAGCTACGACGGTCAAATTTGTGTGGTCGGAGCTCAGAGGGAAGATTCCCCACAAGCCTCGTCACAATCCGTTGGAAAGATGGATCCAAGAGCTCCAGTATGGGCACGCAG GAAGTCTGGAGAGAAGAATGTGTTTGTTTCGGTTCCAACTGCAATCTGTTCAGGCAATTCTGAGCAAAAGCTGAACTGTGGTAGTTCACCAAAAGTAGCTGACTGA
- the LOC123183093 gene encoding xyloglucan endotransglycosylase/hydrolase protein 8, whose amino-acid sequence MARPSLSLHLCLAVLAMAAAASEAGFYDQFDVVGSGNNVRVNDDGLAQQVALTLDQSNGGSGFSSKDKYLYGEFSVQMKLIGGNSAGTVTSFYLTSGEGDGHDEIDIEFMGNLSGDPYVMNTNVWASGDGKKEHQFYLWFDPTADFHTYKIVWNPKNIIFQVDDVPVRTFKKYDDLPYPSSQPMTVHATLWDGSYWATRHGDVKIDWSQAPFVVNYRGYSSNGCVSNGGSSACPAGSDAWMNTELDGKALGTVAWAESKYMSYDYCTDGWRFPNGFPAECNRN is encoded by the exons ATGGCGAGGCCGTCCCTCTCCCTCCACCTGTGCCTGGCCGTCctggccatggccgccgccgcgtcCGAGGCCGGGTTCTACGACCAGTTCGACGTGGTCGGCTCCGGCAACAACGTGCGCGTGAACGACGACGGCCTGGCCCAGCAGGTGGCGCTCACGCTCGACCAGAGCAACGGCGGCTCCGGCTTCAGCTCCAAGGACAAGTACCTCTACGGCGAGTTCAGCGTCCAGATGAAGCTCATCGGCGGCAACTCCGCCGGCACCGTCACCTCCTTCTAC CTGACGTCCGGGGAGGGCGACGGGCACGACGAGATCGACATCGAGTTCATGGGCAACCTCAGCGGCGACCCCTATGTGATGAACACCAACGTGTGGGCCAGCGGCGACGGCAAGAAGGAGCACCAGTTCTACCTCTGGTTCGACCCCACCGCCGACTTCCACACCTACAAGATCGTCTGGAACCCCAAGAACATCAT ATTCCAGGTGGACGACGTGCCGGTGAGGACCTTCAAGAAGTACGACGACCTGCCGTACCCGAGCAGCCAGCCCATGACGGTGCACGCCACGCTCTGGGACGGCAGCTACTGGGCCACCCGCCACGGCGACGTCAAGATCGACTGGAGCCAGGCGCCCTTCGTCGTCAACTACCGCGGCTACTCCTCCAATGGCTGCGTCAGCAACGGCGGCTCGTCGGCGTGCCCCGCCGGCAGCGACGCGTGGATGAACACAGAGCTCGACGGCAAGGCCCTCGGCACCGTCGCCTGGGCCGAGAGCAAGTACATGTCCTACGACTACTGCACCGACGGCTGGCGCTTCCCCAACGGCTTCCCCGCCGAGTGCAACCGCAACTGA